A single Lolium perenne isolate Kyuss_39 chromosome 6, Kyuss_2.0, whole genome shotgun sequence DNA region contains:
- the LOC127305958 gene encoding soluble inorganic pyrophosphatase 6, chloroplastic yields the protein MATAVTASATAATRFTRLAGVGLRHSSCRLRTAVRFQRPGLTTTALLRPTELKPKDLGQPETLDYRVFLVDGAGRKFSPWHDVPLRAGDGVFHFIVEIPKESSAKMEVATDEAFTPIKQDTKKGNLRYYPYNINWNYGLLPQTWEDPTAANADVEGALGDNDPVDVVEIGERRANIGDVLRVKPLAALAMIDEGELDWKIVAISLDDPKAALVNDVDDVEQHFPGTLTAIRDWFRDYKIPDGKPANRFGLGNKPTSKAYALKVIEETNESWEKLVKRKIPAGELSLA from the exons ATGGCGACGGCGGTCACAGCGTCCGCGACGGCGGCGACCCGCTTCACGCGCCTGGCGGGCGTCGGCCTCCGGCACAGCAGCTGCCGCCTCCGCACCGCCGTCCGCTTCCAGCGCCCGGGCCTCACCACCACCGCGCTCCTCCGGCCCACCGAGCTCAAGCCCAAGGACCTGGGCCAGCCCGAGACGCTCGACTACCGCGTCTTCCTCGTCGACGGCGCCGGCCGCAAGTTCTCCCCCTGGCACGACGTGCCCCTGCGCGCCGGGGACGGGGTCTTCCACTTCATCGTGGAGATCCCCAAGGAGAGCAGCGCCAAGATGGAGGTCGCAACCGACGAGGCCTTCACGCCCATCAAGCAGGACACCAAGAAGGGCAACCTCCGTTACTACCC GTACAACATCAACTGGAACTATGGGTTACTTCCCCAAACATGGGAGGACCCAACTGCTGCGAATGCTGATGTTGAAGGAGCACTTGGAGACAATGATCCTG TTGATGTTGTTGAGATTGGTGAAAGACGAGCTAACATCGGGGATGTTCTTAGGGTGAAACCATTGGCAGCTTTGGCAATGATTGACGAGGGAGAGCTTGACTGGAAAATTGTGGCCATTTCTTTGGATGATCCCAAAGCAGCTCTTGTGAATGATGTGGATGATGTTGAGCAGCATTTTCCG GGAACATTGACTGCTATCAGAGACTGGTTCAGAGACTACAAGATACCAGATGGTAAGCCTGCCAACAGATTTGGCCTCGGCAACAAGCCCACAAGCAAG GCATATGCACTCAAGGTCATTGAAGAAACCAATGAATCATGGGAGAAATTGGTGAAGAGGAAGATTCCTGCTGGAGAGCTCTCACTAGCCTAA